One genomic segment of Desulfocapsa sulfexigens DSM 10523 includes these proteins:
- a CDS encoding amino acid ABC transporter permease, with translation MREKKVVIDVGDGAAIPDPEDIGLFTAWRISFFGTLAIMAFLVITKPDPYLAILKYLPDGIVITFKVTCASIALALVLGLIAGLGRISKNRFFNLAASTYIEVVRGIPLLVQLFYIYFALGHLVRVPDLVAAIIAMGFCYGAYMGEVFRAGINSIDDGQTEASLSLGFNRSQTMRYVILPQAWRTILPPVGNEFIALLKDTSLVSILAVSDILRRGREFASESFLYFETYTMIALVYLLITLVLSKLLSNMENRLSHYERR, from the coding sequence ATGAGAGAAAAAAAAGTAGTTATTGATGTTGGTGATGGAGCTGCTATTCCTGACCCCGAAGACATTGGCCTGTTTACGGCCTGGCGGATATCGTTTTTCGGGACTTTGGCCATTATGGCCTTCCTTGTGATAACCAAACCAGATCCTTATCTTGCTATCCTGAAATACCTGCCGGATGGTATTGTGATAACCTTCAAGGTAACCTGTGCCTCAATCGCACTTGCCCTTGTTCTCGGGCTTATTGCAGGACTTGGCCGCATATCAAAAAACAGGTTTTTTAATCTCGCAGCTTCCACTTATATTGAAGTAGTGCGTGGCATTCCACTCCTTGTTCAGCTCTTCTATATTTACTTTGCCCTTGGTCATCTGGTCCGGGTTCCGGACCTGGTGGCGGCGATTATTGCCATGGGATTTTGTTATGGTGCATACATGGGGGAGGTGTTCAGGGCAGGTATTAATTCTATTGATGATGGACAGACAGAAGCCTCCCTCTCTTTGGGTTTTAACCGCTCACAAACCATGCGCTATGTCATTTTGCCCCAGGCGTGGCGAACAATTCTCCCGCCTGTCGGTAACGAGTTTATCGCCCTTTTAAAGGATACCTCTCTCGTATCCATTCTCGCCGTTTCTGATATCCTGCGCCGTGGCCGTGAGTTCGCCTCCGAGTCCTTTTTATACTTCGAGACCTATACAATGATTGCCCTGGTCTATCTTCTTATTACCCTGGTGCTTTCTAAACTTCTCAGTAATATGGAAAACCGATTGAGCCATTATGAACGCCGCTAA
- a CDS encoding basic amino acid ABC transporter substrate-binding protein — MAKKIILTLALFLCVASTAMAQKTIIFAVDATWPPMEFMDSDKQIVGYSIDYMTAAAKAAGFTPVFKNVAWDGIFAGLATGKYDAICSSVSITEKRQETMDFSTPYFKVRQALIVPADSNAKSFEDLKGQKVGAQIGTTGYFAIKAADGVEAKSYDEVGLAMEDLNVGRISAVVCDDPVAANYAMDKYKGSLKIASTIETGEVEFYGIAVKKGNKEVLDLVSKGIEDVAKTPYVQELQQKWIGQ, encoded by the coding sequence ATGGCAAAAAAAATAATACTGACTCTGGCTTTGTTTTTGTGTGTAGCCAGCACGGCAATGGCACAGAAAACCATTATTTTTGCAGTTGATGCAACCTGGCCTCCGATGGAATTCATGGATAGTGACAAACAGATTGTCGGATACTCTATAGACTATATGACAGCAGCAGCAAAGGCGGCTGGGTTTACTCCAGTATTTAAAAATGTTGCATGGGATGGGATTTTTGCGGGCCTTGCCACTGGAAAGTATGACGCGATCTGTTCTTCTGTTTCCATCACCGAGAAACGTCAAGAGACCATGGATTTTTCCACTCCCTACTTTAAGGTGCGCCAGGCTCTGATTGTTCCAGCAGACTCTAACGCAAAAAGCTTTGAGGATCTCAAAGGACAAAAAGTTGGTGCCCAGATTGGTACCACCGGGTATTTTGCCATTAAGGCAGCCGATGGTGTTGAGGCAAAATCATACGATGAGGTTGGCCTTGCCATGGAAGATCTGAATGTGGGTCGTATATCTGCCGTTGTCTGTGATGATCCTGTTGCTGCAAATTACGCAATGGACAAGTACAAGGGAAGTTTGAAAATTGCTTCTACAATCGAGACCGGAGAGGTTGAGTTTTACGGAATTGCCGTGAAAAAAGGAAATAAAGAGGTTCTTGATCTTGTAAGTAAGGGGATTGAGGATGTTGCTAAAACTCCCTATGTCCAGGAATTACAGCAAAAATGGATAGGTCAATAA
- a CDS encoding OmpA family protein, which yields MNPMAKSAFITTALFCSIVMLSSCSKKSVIPPEGSPADGTAMSGGTNIDYPAADQYAETGLAGEEPINSTGSGGLSFNDGSDQQSEEYRRTYGRSSTVFSPIYFDFDQAGINTKMAPILNANANYMKDNPGIIIVIEGNSDERGTNEYNLALAERRAINAKEYMVNLGVNPARIRTVSYGEERQLFLGQNEQDWAQNRRADFIVE from the coding sequence ATGAATCCAATGGCTAAATCAGCTTTTATCACCACCGCCCTTTTCTGTTCGATTGTGATGCTGAGCTCGTGCAGTAAAAAAAGCGTTATCCCACCAGAAGGATCGCCGGCTGATGGAACTGCGATGTCCGGCGGAACCAATATTGACTATCCTGCTGCTGACCAATATGCAGAAACTGGCCTGGCCGGGGAAGAACCAATAAACTCAACAGGAAGCGGAGGACTATCTTTCAACGATGGCTCTGACCAGCAATCAGAAGAATACCGCAGAACCTATGGTCGTTCTTCAACAGTATTCAGCCCTATCTATTTTGATTTTGATCAGGCTGGAATTAACACAAAAATGGCCCCCATTCTCAACGCTAACGCAAATTACATGAAGGACAACCCCGGTATTATTATCGTTATTGAAGGAAATTCTGACGAACGAGGAACCAATGAATACAACCTGGCACTTGCTGAGCGCCGCGCCATTAACGCTAAAGAATATATGGTAAACCTTGGTGTTAATCCAGCTCGTATCCGTACAGTAAGCTATGGTGAAGAGCGTCAGCTTTTCCTAGGCCAAAACGAACAGGACTGGGCTCAAAACAGACGTGCTGATTTTATTGTAGAATAA
- the cmk gene encoding (d)CMP kinase, producing MFPSHKQEVVTIDGPSGVGKSTISRRIASSLSFTYLDTGAMYRAVGLKLKNDNIDLGDEGAVRESLMNVSLQLLPANQGSEDVGVLLDGDDVSQEIRSPEMAMVASAVSAIPAVRQKLTVMQQEIGKKGRIVAEGRDIGTVVFPNAAWKFYLDAAPEIRMQRRADQLRLQGKQVDEEKLLAMIVKRDHDDQNRTIAPLCKAEDAHTIDTGVLTIDGVVEAMLREISRHSV from the coding sequence ATGTTTCCTAGTCACAAACAGGAAGTTGTCACCATTGATGGTCCCTCCGGGGTGGGGAAGTCCACCATCAGTCGCAGGATTGCCTCCAGTCTCTCTTTTACCTATCTTGATACTGGCGCCATGTATAGGGCTGTTGGGTTAAAGCTGAAAAACGATAACATCGATCTGGGAGATGAGGGTGCTGTTCGTGAGAGTCTGATGAATGTTTCTTTGCAACTGTTGCCTGCCAATCAGGGGAGTGAAGATGTGGGGGTGTTGCTGGATGGAGATGATGTAAGTCAGGAAATTCGAAGTCCTGAAATGGCCATGGTTGCCTCCGCCGTTTCTGCTATACCAGCTGTTCGTCAAAAACTTACGGTTATGCAGCAGGAAATAGGTAAAAAGGGGAGGATCGTTGCCGAGGGGCGGGACATCGGAACAGTCGTCTTTCCAAATGCTGCCTGGAAGTTTTATCTTGATGCTGCGCCTGAAATACGAATGCAGAGACGGGCAGACCAGCTTCGTCTCCAGGGAAAACAGGTGGATGAGGAAAAACTGCTAGCGATGATTGTGAAACGTGACCACGACGATCAGAACCGAACAATTGCTCCCCTGTGCAAGGCGGAGGACGCGCACACCATTGACACGGGTGTTTTGACTATTGACGGGGTGGTGGAAGCCATGCTTAGGGAGATCTCTCGTCATTCAGTTTAG
- the hisC gene encoding histidinol-phosphate transaminase, with amino-acid sequence MKARVPENIRSIVPYPPGKPIEELEREYGVKNPIKLASNENAWGSSPKAIEAIGEALTNLHRYPDGSNYYLVQAIAEKVGFAPNEVVVGNGSDDIIEFLVKAYVEPGDEVITSHPSFLMYQKVVQVRGGVNIVFPLKGMHHDLDAMLEAVTDKTRLIFLDNPNNPTATAINPGALYAFLSKVPETVIVVLDEAYRDFMDPELQVDMYSLIHNSKERCGVVALRTFSKAYGLAGIRVGYGLMSAEIAGYLHRVRQPFNVNQLAQVAAIAALNDTEFYQKTLDGTRAGMEWLQKKVETLGCTSYPSQTNFFLIDVKGDATALYEAMLRTGVIIRSMKAYGYTNVIRVTVGTTEENYRFFHSLKNCLQELGYVS; translated from the coding sequence GTGAAAGCAAGAGTTCCGGAAAATATCAGATCTATTGTTCCCTATCCCCCAGGTAAGCCTATCGAGGAGTTGGAGCGGGAGTACGGGGTGAAGAATCCCATAAAACTGGCCTCTAATGAAAATGCCTGGGGATCGTCACCGAAGGCTATTGAGGCTATCGGTGAAGCTCTGACAAATCTGCACCGCTATCCCGATGGTTCCAATTATTATTTAGTACAGGCTATAGCCGAGAAGGTTGGGTTTGCGCCAAATGAGGTGGTTGTTGGGAATGGTTCAGACGATATAATAGAATTCCTGGTAAAGGCCTATGTTGAACCCGGAGATGAGGTGATAACCAGCCATCCATCCTTTCTCATGTATCAGAAAGTAGTACAGGTTCGGGGAGGGGTGAATATTGTTTTTCCCTTGAAAGGAATGCACCACGATCTTGACGCAATGCTTGAGGCTGTCACCGATAAAACCCGTCTCATATTTCTCGATAACCCTAACAACCCCACCGCAACAGCAATAAATCCTGGTGCGTTGTACGCCTTTCTCAGTAAAGTACCGGAAACGGTTATCGTGGTTCTTGACGAGGCCTATAGAGATTTTATGGATCCTGAGTTGCAGGTGGATATGTATTCACTTATCCATAACTCAAAAGAACGTTGTGGTGTGGTCGCTCTGCGGACGTTTTCTAAAGCATATGGACTTGCTGGCATTCGTGTGGGCTACGGCCTTATGAGTGCTGAGATTGCGGGATATCTGCACCGGGTACGACAGCCATTTAACGTAAACCAACTCGCTCAGGTGGCAGCCATTGCTGCGTTGAATGATACGGAATTTTATCAGAAAACACTTGATGGAACCAGGGCAGGAATGGAGTGGCTGCAGAAAAAAGTGGAGACACTTGGCTGCACCAGCTATCCTTCCCAGACAAATTTTTTTCTCATCGATGTCAAGGGGGATGCTACAGCTCTCTATGAAGCTATGCTCCGGACGGGTGTAATCATTCGTTCCATGAAGGCCTATGGGTATACCAATGTGATTCGGGTGACCGTGGGTACGACCGAGGAGAATTACCGTTTTTTTCATAGTTTAAAAAATTGCCTCCAAGAGCTTGGTTATGTTTCCTAG
- the gatA gene encoding Asp-tRNA(Asn)/Glu-tRNA(Gln) amidotransferase subunit GatA, which yields MNPYELTIGQARTALDDGKLSSRELTTSCLERIKDVDGSIHSFIRVTEEEALKQADAADKELATGKSAPLCGIPFSLKDLLCTQGMTTTCGSKILENFIPPYDATVVEKLKNQGAVIVGKVAMDEFAMGSTSENCAFTVPENPWKNGYVAGGSSGGSASSVAAMECLGSLGSDTGGSIRQPASLCGVVGMKPTYGRVSRYGLVAFASSLDQIGPLTRDVRDSAMVMNAIAGYDRRDSTSVKQDLPDFTASLTEGMKGVRVGIPREYFGDGLDPEVAKVVEGGIQALKSCGAEIVDVSLPHTEYCVAVYYLISSAEASSNLARYDGVVYGYRDQDADSLSDMYRETRSSGFGDEVKRRILIGTYALSSGYYDAYYKKASQVRTLILSDFQKAYKSCDLLISPVTPTPAWKRGAHANDPLAMYLSDILTISANLAGIPGISVPGGFSSDGLPIGIQLQGPHFREDTLFRAAYNVERATHLGNKCPEIG from the coding sequence ATGAATCCGTATGAGTTAACCATTGGTCAGGCACGAACGGCGCTTGATGACGGTAAACTGTCATCTAGGGAACTGACTACCAGTTGTCTGGAAAGAATAAAAGATGTTGATGGCAGTATCCATTCTTTTATTCGAGTGACAGAAGAGGAGGCTTTGAAACAGGCTGATGCTGCTGATAAAGAACTGGCCACAGGAAAATCTGCTCCTCTCTGTGGTATTCCTTTTTCTTTGAAGGATCTTCTTTGTACTCAAGGGATGACCACAACCTGTGGCTCAAAAATACTTGAGAACTTTATCCCTCCCTACGATGCCACTGTGGTAGAAAAACTGAAAAATCAGGGCGCTGTTATTGTGGGAAAAGTGGCCATGGATGAGTTTGCCATGGGATCAACTTCTGAGAATTGTGCCTTTACTGTTCCAGAAAACCCCTGGAAAAACGGCTATGTTGCCGGGGGATCCTCTGGGGGGTCAGCCTCTTCTGTTGCTGCCATGGAGTGTCTTGGGTCGCTTGGTTCCGATACAGGTGGTTCCATCAGGCAGCCTGCTTCCCTGTGCGGTGTTGTTGGGATGAAGCCAACCTATGGTCGTGTTTCCCGTTATGGCCTGGTGGCCTTTGCTTCATCCCTTGATCAGATCGGTCCTTTGACCCGTGATGTAAGGGACTCAGCGATGGTAATGAACGCAATCGCGGGCTACGATAGGCGGGATTCAACCTCTGTCAAACAGGATCTTCCGGATTTCACAGCCTCTCTTACCGAGGGGATGAAGGGCGTAAGGGTCGGTATTCCAAGGGAATATTTTGGTGATGGGCTGGATCCTGAGGTTGCAAAGGTGGTTGAAGGTGGTATTCAGGCGCTGAAAAGTTGTGGTGCAGAGATAGTAGATGTTTCACTGCCCCACACCGAATACTGTGTTGCGGTCTATTATCTGATATCCTCTGCCGAGGCCAGTTCCAATCTGGCTCGTTATGACGGTGTGGTTTACGGGTATCGTGATCAGGATGCGGATTCACTCTCTGATATGTACAGGGAAACGCGTTCCAGTGGTTTTGGAGATGAGGTGAAGCGTCGTATTTTGATTGGAACGTATGCACTCTCTTCAGGCTACTATGATGCTTATTACAAAAAAGCATCCCAGGTTCGAACTCTTATCCTCAGTGATTTTCAAAAGGCATACAAATCCTGCGATCTGCTTATTTCCCCGGTAACACCTACTCCAGCATGGAAACGCGGAGCCCATGCCAACGACCCTCTTGCCATGTATCTCTCCGATATCTTAACAATATCTGCAAACCTTGCGGGTATTCCAGGGATATCGGTTCCGGGTGGTTTCAGTAGTGATGGTCTTCCCATTGGTATTCAACTGCAGGGACCTCATTTCCGAGAGGATACTTTGTTTCGAGCAGCATACAATGTGGAACGTGCCACGCATTTGGGCAATAAATGCCCAGAAATAGGTTGA
- the gatC gene encoding Asp-tRNA(Asn)/Glu-tRNA(Gln) amidotransferase subunit GatC has translation MKITREEVEHVAKLAKLNMSEEELARMTGQLDTILLYVAKLDELDTAGVPPTTHAFSISNAFREDEVQKSLSVDEALSNGPHVNEDAFIVPKII, from the coding sequence ATGAAAATCACACGCGAAGAAGTAGAACATGTTGCGAAATTGGCCAAGTTAAACATGAGTGAAGAAGAACTGGCCAGAATGACCGGACAGCTCGATACAATTCTGTTATATGTTGCCAAGCTTGATGAACTGGATACTGCAGGTGTGCCCCCCACTACTCATGCTTTTTCCATTTCCAATGCCTTTCGGGAGGATGAAGTACAGAAATCCCTCTCAGTGGATGAGGCGCTCTCCAATGGCCCCCATGTAAATGAGGACGCCTTTATTGTACCAAAAATTATCTGA
- a CDS encoding HD domain-containing phosphohydrolase, translated as MRTKILVADDDKMVRTTVSKILEMFGHEVVSVNDGKYVAEIVDDSFDVILLDINMPGMDGFETIEALNLLDYDIPVIFLTGAGSMDYAVKAINLGAYDFLTKPIEDLDIFNVKIRRAIEKRMFIRREVHYKQELEDDVRAKAIELEKTNKLLLQYSHSLENATVQLMSSLQNAMEEKDFYTAGHTMRVTEYAVLLGVAMNVSENDLVILRRAAQFHDIGKLVIDLSCIQKPGKLNDEEWALIRKHPVVGANIIKPLGFMDREHFIIRHHHERMDGKGYPDGLKGDDLDVLTKILIVVDSYDAMTSRRNYRRNMTMMEAVEELNSCVESQFDKECVLAFSEAIVDFTSTGDAFSREYLEKFNIEQEN; from the coding sequence GTGCGGACGAAAATTCTGGTTGCCGATGATGACAAGATGGTGCGTACCACTGTGTCGAAAATTCTCGAAATGTTTGGTCACGAGGTTGTTTCTGTAAACGATGGGAAGTATGTTGCTGAAATTGTAGATGATTCATTTGATGTTATTTTGCTCGATATCAATATGCCGGGTATGGATGGTTTTGAAACCATCGAAGCTTTAAATCTTCTGGACTATGATATTCCGGTAATTTTCCTCACCGGGGCTGGCTCCATGGATTATGCAGTCAAGGCGATCAACCTTGGCGCCTATGATTTTCTTACAAAACCCATTGAGGATCTTGATATTTTCAACGTCAAGATTCGTCGGGCCATCGAGAAGCGAATGTTTATTCGCCGCGAGGTTCATTACAAGCAGGAGCTTGAGGATGATGTTCGGGCAAAGGCTATTGAACTGGAGAAAACGAACAAGCTTTTACTGCAATACAGCCATAGTCTTGAAAATGCTACAGTTCAACTGATGTCCAGTCTCCAAAACGCCATGGAGGAGAAGGATTTTTATACAGCAGGACACACCATGCGGGTAACTGAGTATGCAGTTCTCCTGGGTGTTGCGATGAATGTGTCGGAAAATGATCTAGTTATTTTACGTCGTGCAGCACAGTTTCATGATATTGGAAAACTGGTTATTGATCTTTCCTGTATTCAGAAACCCGGAAAACTCAACGACGAAGAATGGGCCCTAATACGTAAACATCCAGTCGTCGGGGCAAATATTATAAAACCTCTGGGATTTATGGACAGAGAACATTTTATAATTCGTCATCACCACGAGCGTATGGATGGCAAGGGATACCCCGATGGGCTTAAAGGTGATGATCTTGATGTGTTAACAAAGATATTGATTGTAGTGGACAGTTACGATGCTATGACCTCCAGAAGGAATTATCGACGCAATATGACTATGATGGAGGCTGTTGAAGAGCTGAATAGCTGTGTTGAATCGCAGTTTGATAAAGAGTGTGTCCTGGCTTTCAGTGAGGCCATTGTTGATTTCACCTCAACTGGTGATGCATTTTCCAGGGAGTATCTGGAGAAATTTAATATTGAGCAGGAAAATTAG
- a CDS encoding histone deacetylase family protein, whose translation MRKTAVLRDSLFLDHDPGFDHPESPQRLKVINEVLDKEEVKDCFVYPDFEPASHDIIGLNHGKDLIDRVAETAGKIFDALDPDTKTSPDSYAAAILAAGALVKGVDLLVEGAVDNGFALVRPPGHHAERDRSMGFCLFNNVAVAAKYAISHHKMKRVMIVDWDLHHGNGTQNSFYDSDMVLYVSTHQYPYYPGTGAVTETGKGKGDGYTINIPLPGYQGDIDYATIFDDIIVPIGKEYNPELILISCGFDIYKGDPLGAMEVTAPGFAYLTRAMVQLAETVCEGRLLVTLEGGYDLNGQRDGAMAVLSELLGEPLDTGYPTNLKEPASKLLSGKKSVHPAIVQARDVAKRFWKL comes from the coding sequence ATGCGTAAAACAGCAGTATTGAGAGACTCTCTTTTTTTGGATCATGATCCCGGTTTTGACCATCCGGAATCCCCTCAGCGGCTGAAGGTTATCAATGAGGTGCTCGACAAAGAAGAGGTGAAAGATTGTTTTGTTTATCCGGATTTTGAACCCGCATCCCACGATATTATAGGGTTAAATCATGGAAAGGATCTTATTGATAGGGTGGCTGAAACTGCTGGAAAGATTTTTGATGCACTTGACCCTGACACAAAAACTTCACCTGATTCCTATGCAGCGGCAATTCTTGCTGCAGGCGCACTGGTTAAAGGGGTTGACCTCCTTGTAGAGGGCGCTGTTGATAATGGTTTTGCCCTTGTTCGCCCTCCTGGACATCATGCTGAAAGGGATAGATCCATGGGGTTTTGCCTGTTTAACAATGTGGCTGTGGCTGCAAAATATGCAATATCCCATCATAAAATGAAGCGGGTAATGATCGTGGATTGGGATCTTCACCACGGTAACGGTACTCAGAATTCTTTTTATGATTCAGATATGGTGCTCTATGTTTCGACCCATCAGTACCCCTACTATCCGGGTACTGGTGCCGTCACCGAAACAGGAAAAGGAAAAGGGGATGGTTACACGATAAATATTCCTCTTCCCGGGTATCAGGGGGACATTGATTACGCCACTATTTTTGATGATATTATCGTACCGATTGGCAAAGAGTATAATCCGGAACTGATCCTGATATCCTGTGGCTTTGATATATATAAAGGCGACCCTCTAGGTGCCATGGAAGTTACGGCCCCAGGGTTTGCTTATCTTACACGGGCAATGGTACAGTTGGCGGAGACGGTGTGCGAGGGGCGGTTGCTGGTGACCCTGGAAGGTGGTTATGACTTGAACGGGCAGCGTGACGGGGCCATGGCTGTGTTGTCTGAACTTCTGGGTGAGCCACTGGATACCGGTTATCCAACAAATCTCAAGGAACCTGCCAGCAAACTATTAAGTGGAAAAAAATCTGTTCATCCAGCTATTGTTCAGGCAAGGGATGTTGCAAAAAGGTTTTGGAAATTGTAA
- a CDS encoding 5-formyltetrahydrofolate cyclo-ligase translates to MDLKILRKDTLLQRDMLSREEQRRRSMMIINRIIGMPFYKGAATVFVYVDFRSEVSTRPLITHMLQCGKKVLVPVTLVRERDLLAVSIKDPDTDLAPGYCSIPEPIVTIREKQMISPGTIDIIFLPGSVFDERGGRMGYGGGYYDRFVSQKAPQALRVGLSYELQMVKKAPLQDHDELLDYIITEKRTIRGSR, encoded by the coding sequence ATGGATTTGAAAATTTTACGAAAAGATACTCTATTGCAACGTGATATGCTTTCCCGTGAAGAACAGAGGAGGCGTAGCATGATGATCATAAATAGGATTATTGGTATGCCCTTTTATAAAGGTGCTGCAACTGTCTTTGTTTACGTTGATTTTCGTTCAGAGGTTTCCACTCGTCCTCTTATTACGCACATGTTACAATGTGGAAAAAAAGTCCTTGTTCCTGTGACTCTTGTGAGAGAGAGAGATTTGTTAGCTGTTTCCATAAAGGATCCAGACACTGACCTTGCTCCAGGGTACTGTTCTATTCCAGAGCCGATTGTTACTATTCGAGAAAAACAGATGATTTCTCCCGGCACAATTGATATTATTTTTCTTCCCGGGTCCGTTTTTGATGAAAGAGGTGGGAGAATGGGCTACGGCGGCGGATACTATGATCGATTTGTCTCCCAGAAAGCACCACAGGCATTACGGGTTGGACTTTCTTATGAGTTGCAGATGGTAAAAAAGGCCCCTCTTCAGGACCATGATGAGTTGCTTGATTATATAATAACTGAAAAACGGACAATTAGAGGAAGCCGATAG
- a CDS encoding YeeE/YedE thiosulfate transporter family protein — protein sequence MSEESVIGSKVKDLYKTCCKSEWNATIAGVIVAFLSILIMAWWRPWGAVGAIRNWGDWIIYGLNTIIGAESGLLGLYDEAPAALMGNTGSVIGIGFIGGAFISACLGRDFALRIPPYREMVKAVIAGILMGVGATLAGGCNVGGMYNAIGNLAANGFTMWIGLVAGVLLGLKLLYMEMEYISWGDGGSGTINVPNALQSILAIGALAALVWAAYAYAGFEEGAFSWAGDKSEEYIASLSGIILIAAGLGYTMQRGRWCMVQGFREPHMTGDCTLAKSVALSILLLAIGGAVLKYAVPVAHGGESVLAPINYVRGTFGWGSIVGGFIFGLGAMLAGGCGSGTLWRVGEGQVKLIMVVPFFAVSNSLMTKWFQNFGADEINLEKSGALGSYVYLPDVMGYGGTIAMIAFIMMVWYLVVTWNEDTNKLIVPM from the coding sequence ATGAGTGAGGAAAGTGTAATTGGGAGTAAGGTGAAGGATCTTTACAAAACCTGTTGTAAATCAGAATGGAATGCCACCATAGCTGGGGTTATTGTTGCGTTTCTTTCAATTTTGATAATGGCATGGTGGCGCCCATGGGGTGCTGTTGGAGCGATTCGTAACTGGGGAGACTGGATCATTTATGGATTAAATACCATTATAGGTGCTGAAAGTGGACTGCTGGGTTTGTACGATGAGGCACCAGCTGCACTTATGGGGAATACTGGATCCGTCATTGGTATTGGTTTTATTGGAGGGGCTTTTATTTCAGCCTGTCTTGGAAGGGATTTTGCGCTTCGCATTCCACCCTATCGTGAAATGGTAAAGGCGGTTATTGCCGGTATTCTCATGGGTGTAGGTGCAACTCTTGCCGGTGGTTGTAATGTGGGTGGTATGTACAATGCCATTGGAAACCTTGCAGCAAATGGTTTTACCATGTGGATAGGCCTGGTAGCTGGCGTATTATTAGGATTGAAACTTCTCTATATGGAGATGGAGTACATCTCCTGGGGTGACGGTGGATCTGGAACTATTAATGTTCCAAATGCTCTTCAGTCAATACTTGCAATAGGTGCCCTTGCAGCGCTCGTATGGGCAGCGTATGCGTATGCTGGATTTGAGGAAGGGGCTTTTAGTTGGGCAGGTGATAAGAGTGAGGAATATATTGCATCTCTTTCTGGTATAATCCTGATTGCGGCAGGACTTGGGTACACTATGCAGCGTGGACGCTGGTGTATGGTTCAGGGCTTTCGTGAGCCTCATATGACAGGTGATTGTACCCTGGCGAAGTCCGTTGCATTGTCTATTCTACTTCTTGCAATCGGTGGTGCCGTATTAAAGTATGCTGTGCCTGTTGCTCATGGTGGGGAGTCTGTTTTGGCTCCTATAAACTATGTGCGTGGAACTTTTGGTTGGGGATCAATTGTTGGTGGTTTTATTTTTGGTCTTGGCGCCATGCTCGCAGGTGGTTGTGGTTCAGGTACCCTGTGGCGTGTTGGTGAAGGTCAGGTCAAATTGATAATGGTTGTACCATTCTTTGCCGTATCTAATTCACTTATGACTAAATGGTTCCAGAATTTTGGAGCAGACGAAATAAACCTGGAAAAATCAGGTGCTCTTGGATCCTATGTTTACCTTCCGGATGTTATGGGATATGGCGGAACAATTGCCATGATCGCTTTTATAATGATGGTCTGGTATCTGGTTGTGACCTGGAACGAAGACACGAATAAGCTGATTGTGCCTATGTGA
- a CDS encoding sulfurtransferase TusA family protein has protein sequence MSDLKVAADGIAVAATLDAKGLSCPMPLLRTKKEIGKIASGEVLQIDGTDPGSRNDLPGWCSRAGHEYLGEKEQSGYISFFVKKG, from the coding sequence ATGAGTGACCTTAAAGTTGCCGCAGACGGAATTGCAGTAGCAGCCACACTTGATGCAAAGGGATTGAGTTGTCCCATGCCTCTTCTTCGTACAAAAAAAGAAATAGGAAAAATCGCCTCCGGTGAAGTTCTCCAGATAGATGGTACCGACCCAGGTTCCAGAAATGATCTTCCAGGCTGGTGTAGTCGTGCTGGACATGAGTACCTCGGCGAAAAAGAGCAGTCAGGTTATATTAGCTTTTTTGTAAAAAAAGGTTGA
- a CDS encoding peroxiredoxin: MTNPDQFKHVMGITKAAKAKGSNVKVFFTWDATHNAKKEAGFPELCKIADDVSICVDSYKNMGYDIDDIPEGLEAKKMATQAQHGIIIEDYDCYLSL; encoded by the coding sequence GTGACCAACCCTGACCAGTTCAAACATGTAATGGGTATAACAAAAGCTGCTAAAGCTAAGGGTTCCAATGTAAAGGTATTTTTTACCTGGGATGCTACTCATAACGCAAAAAAAGAAGCTGGTTTTCCTGAGCTTTGTAAAATAGCTGATGATGTTTCTATCTGTGTGGATAGTTACAAAAACATGGGATATGATATTGATGATATTCCTGAGGGTCTTGAAGCCAAAAAAATGGCCACTCAGGCTCAGCATGGAATAATCATTGAAGATTACGATTGTTACTTAAGTTTATAG